A window from Rhizosphaericola mali encodes these proteins:
- the secG gene encoding preprotein translocase subunit SecG, whose product MVLFFFILVIIASAILGFFVLIQNPKGGGLSGNIGGFGNQFMGVKQTTDVLEKGTWIFAAVIGVLCLISVIFFKGAGNGATNDNSILKNLNTNAPVQQTAPAQSAPAQNTAPAPAAPAK is encoded by the coding sequence ATGGTACTTTTCTTTTTTATATTAGTAATCATTGCAAGTGCAATCTTGGGATTCTTTGTTTTGATACAAAATCCTAAAGGTGGTGGTCTTTCTGGAAACATTGGTGGATTTGGTAACCAATTCATGGGAGTAAAACAAACTACAGATGTTTTGGAAAAAGGAACTTGGATTTTTGCAGCCGTTATCGGTGTTCTTTGCTTGATCTCTGTAATATTTTTCAAAGGAGCTGGCAATGGGGCAACCAATGACAATTCTATTTTGAAAAATTTGAATACAAATGCACCAGTTCAGCAAACAGCTCCAGCACAATCTGCTCCTGCACAAAACACAGCACCGGCTCCAGCGGCTCCAGCAAAATAG
- the mltG gene encoding endolytic transglycosylase MltG yields the protein MKILFRSIIAIAILVLIIGLYFAKSSASNFSDEHVFVYVSEGKDARTEILDQLENKNFIKNQSLFTLLADKLNAWKRVSTGRFEIRKGSSLLDIVRLFRNNKQEPIKLVINKLRTRANLAGLLGKKFRQDSLQDLQFLNSNDSLKKLDTDTNTVMALVIPDTYLLNWNLSIDKILDRLKDYANDFWSKDNRKEKAAKLGLTTLQVYTLASIVEEETNTQAEKGNVASVYYNRYKANMPLGADPTIRFALNDFTIKRVLSGHLQVPSPYNTYRNKGLPPGPICTPSQKTIDAVLDEPTTKYMYFVANSDFSGTHHFSETYQEHLDYAKKYQTALDAEMAKKANSTK from the coding sequence GTGAAAATTTTATTTAGATCGATTATCGCTATTGCTATATTAGTTTTGATCATTGGACTGTATTTTGCCAAAAGCAGTGCCTCCAATTTCTCTGATGAGCATGTTTTCGTTTATGTAAGTGAAGGTAAAGATGCCAGAACAGAAATATTAGATCAATTAGAGAACAAAAATTTTATTAAAAATCAATCACTATTTACGCTTCTCGCAGACAAATTAAATGCTTGGAAACGAGTCTCAACTGGAAGATTTGAAATCAGAAAAGGAAGTTCGCTTTTAGACATAGTCCGTCTATTTAGAAATAATAAACAAGAACCAATAAAATTGGTGATCAATAAATTACGTACAAGAGCCAATCTCGCAGGACTATTAGGTAAAAAATTTAGACAAGATTCTCTTCAAGATTTGCAATTTTTAAATAGCAATGATTCTTTAAAAAAATTGGACACAGATACCAATACAGTAATGGCACTTGTCATCCCTGATACCTATTTATTAAATTGGAATCTTTCCATTGACAAAATATTAGATCGATTAAAAGATTATGCCAATGATTTTTGGTCAAAGGATAATAGAAAAGAGAAGGCCGCAAAATTAGGATTAACCACATTGCAAGTGTACACTTTGGCTTCCATCGTGGAAGAAGAAACAAATACACAAGCTGAAAAAGGAAATGTCGCTAGCGTATATTACAATAGATACAAAGCCAATATGCCATTGGGCGCAGATCCTACCATTCGATTTGCATTGAATGACTTTACAATAAAACGTGTGTTGTCAGGACATTTGCAAGTTCCTTCTCCTTACAATACGTATCGCAATAAAGGCTTGCCTCCAGGACCTATATGTACGCCGTCACAAAAAACAATTGATGCCGTATTAGATGAACCAACAACAAAATATATGTATTTTGTAGCAAATAGTGATTTTAGTGGCACGCATCACTTTAGTGAAACTTATCAAGAGCATTTAGATTATGCAAAAAAATATCAAACCGCTTTAGACGCTGAAATGGCCAAAAAAGCGAACAGCACAAAGTAA
- a CDS encoding YihY/virulence factor BrkB family protein produces the protein MTNLERLLLNSTPACIIRKKLQGIVLPGFLGLPLYDVYRYFLNTIRKEGLSIRSAAMSFNILLAIPAVFLFICSLLPYLPISRQIFNALANLLYDLTPDRNTRRILRHFLDDLFNKQKNGLLSLGFILTLFYSSNAVMGIIRAFDKSVSKKLKTNFIKKRWRAIKLLLLLILLLLGNLLISMTQGALFNKVMTWLHIKSPEIKALVKSLRWIVIFFLFLFSISFLYKYAPTIKRTKRLITPGAIIGTVLIILCTSVFSYWAQNISNYSKFYGSIGSVMIIMLLIFFNSMMLLIGFEIDMSIRNVKEMHQQAIKNGVY, from the coding sequence TTGACTAATTTAGAAAGACTTTTACTGAACAGTACACCAGCATGCATCATCCGAAAGAAGTTGCAAGGTATTGTGCTACCTGGATTTTTAGGGTTGCCATTGTACGATGTATATCGCTATTTTTTGAATACAATTAGAAAAGAAGGATTGAGTATTCGTTCTGCGGCAATGTCCTTTAATATCTTGTTGGCGATTCCGGCAGTATTTCTTTTTATATGTTCCTTATTGCCTTACTTGCCGATTTCGCGTCAGATATTTAATGCATTAGCCAATTTGCTTTATGATTTAACGCCAGACAGAAATACCAGAAGAATTTTGCGGCATTTTTTAGATGATCTATTTAATAAACAAAAAAATGGATTGTTGTCGTTGGGTTTTATTTTAACCTTATTCTACTCTTCTAATGCGGTGATGGGAATCATTCGCGCATTTGATAAAAGTGTTTCTAAAAAATTAAAGACTAATTTTATTAAAAAACGTTGGCGAGCAATTAAACTCTTATTGCTTTTAATCCTGTTGCTTCTTGGTAATTTATTGATTTCCATGACACAAGGCGCATTATTCAATAAGGTAATGACTTGGTTGCACATCAAAAGTCCAGAAATCAAGGCCTTGGTAAAAAGTTTACGTTGGATTGTCATTTTCTTTTTGTTTCTATTTTCCATTAGTTTTTTATACAAATACGCGCCAACAATAAAAAGAACAAAACGACTGATCACGCCAGGTGCTATAATTGGCACAGTCTTAATTATTTTATGTACCTCCGTATTTTCCTATTGGGCACAGAACATTTCAAACTATAGCAAATTCTATGGTTCGATAGGTTCCGTAATGATCATTATGCTATTGATATTTTTCAATTCAATGATGCTTTTGATCGGTTTTGAGATTGATATGAGTATCCGAAATGTCAAGGAAATGCATCAACAAGCCATAAAAAATGGCGTATATTAG